In Syntrophales bacterium, the genomic window TATGGAAGAGCAGTCCCGGTGTTTAGATGTCCCAACTGTGGACATGTTGGAAGTGCTGGGCAAGGAGGTGGAGGCATTACTCCAATGATGGATCTTCCTAAAAAAGATGACGACTCCCAAATTAGAGTTATTTTCAATCAATCTTATAGGTGTTGCGCGAATTGTGGTTATCAAAATATCATCCCAGCCGGAGAAATATATCTTTGTAAGTGTCCCAACTGTTTAACTAAACTTAACGCTAATGCTCTCGGTAGAACTCAGTGCACCCCCTGCGGTCACATTTTTGATTTGAAGGAAAAAAAAGGGTGTTTCATCGCCACAGCTGCTTATGGAACACCTCTATCAGAAGACGTTTTATTGTTGCGTAAGTTAAGAGATGACTGGCTTATAAATAAGTGTTGGGGAAGAATTTTTGTGCAGGTATATTACCAAATCTCACCTTTTTTTGCTGATTTCATAAAACAAAGGCCCTTATATCAATCTTTTGTCAGGAAATTATTAAGACCTCTGATTTGGTTCCTTAAAAGAACTTACAAAAAATGACACTCGTAATGGAACCTGACCGTTTTTCGCAGACCCGCACCAGATAAGCAAATACGTTGTCAGGTCAAAGGAGGCGTTATGAAAAAGAATCTTTTCTGGATTGTGGCTGTGCTGCTTTACGCCATAGTTCTCACCGGCTGCTCTGCCAGCTGGTCCATCGGCAAGTAAGTCCATCGTCATTGCACGGAAAGTTGTTTGTGCCAGGATTGCGGGCCGAAACACCGGTATTCTGTGTGCTGGGGAAGGAATAAAATATTCCGGAGAGATGATATGGAACAAAAAGAGATTAAGAGCGGGGAACTGGATACTGATAAATTTATTGCAGAAAAGATCAAGGAAATTTCAGAAAGGGTCGGAGATGGAACCGCCATTACCGCCCTTTCCGGTGGAGTTGATTCTGCAGTGGTCACTGTTTTAGGTCACAAAGCCCTGGGCGTGAAACTCAAAACCTATTTTGTCGAAAATGGTTTAATGCGACAGGATGAAGCCCGGAAGGTCGCTGAAATTTTTAAAGAATTTGGAATTCCCGTCGAGATAGTAGACGCAAAAAAAGAATTTTTTGACGCCCTGAAAGATGTCGTTGACCCGGAAGAAAAGAGAGAAGCGATTACCCAGGCTTTCTACAAAAAGGTCTTTGGACGGTTGGTCGTGGACAGCGGAGCAAAACATCTCTTACAGGGAACAATTTTGACCGACATAGACGAAACGGTGGCCGGAGTTAAAAGACAACATAATGTCTTTGAGCAGTTGGGCATAGACCCCCAGAAGGCGTTCGGTTACCAAATTCTTGAACCCCTACGACAAATCCGTAAGGACGGGGTGAGAAAGGTGGCCAGGGCGCTTGGCCTGCCGGAATCAATTTATAACCGGATGCCCTTCCCCGGACCGGCTCTGGCGGCGCGGGT contains:
- a CDS encoding CFI-box-CTERM domain-containing protein, translated to YGRAVPVFRCPNCGHVGSAGQGGGGITPMMDLPKKDDDSQIRVIFNQSYRCCANCGYQNIIPAGEIYLCKCPNCLTKLNANALGRTQCTPCGHIFDLKEKKGCFIATAAYGTPLSEDVLLLRKLRDDWLINKCWGRIFVQVYYQISPFFADFIKQRPLYQSFVRKLLRPLIWFLKRTYKK
- a CDS encoding asparagine synthase-related protein, producing MEQKEIKSGELDTDKFIAEKIKEISERVGDGTAITALSGGVDSAVVTVLGHKALGVKLKTYFVENGLMRQDEARKVAEIFKEFGIPVEIVDAKKEFFDALKDVVDPEEKREAITQAFYKKVFGRLVVDSGAKHLLQGTILTDIDETVAGVKRQHNVFEQLGIDPQKAFGYQILEPLRQIRKDGVRKVARALGLPESIYNRMPFPGPALAARVIGEVTPEKIELVRKATVVIEEELAGTEAFQYLAILHQDKVTGMRDGKRDFGLQIEIRCWSSIDARTAAPTRLAWEKLEKIGNRMTTEVPGVVSVTYNIAAKPPSTMEAI